The sequence below is a genomic window from Patescibacteria group bacterium.
CGTTTTTTATATTAGCATTTTAAAGCCATAAAATCAATTTTTTTTGGCTACAGTTATTATATTATAGCCTTCTTTTTTATTAGTTTTTTTACCCCGAAAAGAAAAATAATTTTCTAGCATTTTGAAACCATTTTCTCTTAATAATTTTTCAATCTCTTTTAACTTATAAGCATGGAGATAACGCAAAGCTAAAATGTCCTGATCCGGAGATTTCCAGGGTTTTAAAATATCATTAAAATCCATCTTATTAAGACCGAATATTTTTTTTAGATTATACTCAAATCTTAATAAACGAAATCTGGGCTGCCAGAGATTCCAATTGGTCATTATGAAAATTCCTTCTTTTTTTAAAACACGGTTAATTTCCCTAAGTGATTTTTCCCGAAAATCTTTGGCCGGAATATGCTGCCAAACAGCTACAGCTAAAACTACGTCAAAAATATTGTCACCAAAAGGCATATTCATAATATCGCCAACCACAAATTTTTCATCAGGATGACGCTGTCGAGCCAGTTTAATCAAGGCCAATGAAGAGTCAAGACCAGTGTAATTAATTCCGCTTTCAATATTATTTTTCTTGGAATTTTTAGCCGGGTTAACCTTGATTTTTTGCAAAAATTCCGATAACCTACCATTACCGCAGCCAGCGTCTAAAACTTTGTCGTCTGATTTAATATATTTTTTAAAAAATTTAAAATCCTCCCAGAGATAATTCCTGGTTTCCGAAAAATGACCGGCAATCAGATTATAATCATGGCGGCCTTTATTAATTAATTCTCTGGCTAGTTTCTTTTTCATATGAAAGATATTAAAATTGCTCAAAAATTAATCAGAAAGCTGATCAGAAAAAAATATTATTCTCCCAAAAAGCTTTCGCTTTTAAAACGGGAATTTTCCAAAAAATACGGCTGTTCCCTTCTTTCTAATATTACCTTAATTAAAGCTTACCGGCAACTTTTAAAAAATAAAAAAATAACTAAAAATCACAAGGTTTTAAAATTACTAAGAAGAAGAGATGTGCGTACTCTTTCTGGAGTCAGTATTATTACGGTTTTAACCAAGCCCTATCAGTGCCCGGGTAATTGCATTTACTGCCCGAGTGAAAAAGATATGCCTAAAAGTTATCTAAAAAAAGAGCCGGCCGCTCAAAGAGCTTATCTTAATAAATTTGACCCTTATAAACAGGTTCAAACTCGTATTAAATCTTTAATTCTGACCGGCCATCCAGTGGATAAAATAGAAATGATTGTTCTGGGCGGTTCCTGGACCGCTTATCCCAAAAAATACAAAACTTGGTTTATTAAGAGATGTTTTGACGCTTGTAATCATTCGACTAGTAAAACCTTAGAGCAAGCGCAAAAGAAAAACGAAAAAGCCAAGCACCGTATCATCGGACTGTCTTTGGAAACTCGGCCGGATTTAATTGATGAAAAAGAAGCTCTGGCTATGAGAAAACTTGGCTGTACCCGAGTGGAGCTAGGCGTGCAAACTATTTATCCAAAAATATTAAAAAAAATAAATCGCCAGGCTACTGTCGAAGACACGGTTAAGGCTACAAAAATTC
It includes:
- a CDS encoding class I SAM-dependent methyltransferase, whose amino-acid sequence is MKKKLARELINKGRHDYNLIAGHFSETRNYLWEDFKFFKKYIKSDDKVLDAGCGNGRLSEFLQKIKVNPAKNSKKNNIESGINYTGLDSSLALIKLARQRHPDEKFVVGDIMNMPFGDNIFDVVLAVAVWQHIPAKDFREKSLREINRVLKKEGIFIMTNWNLWQPRFRLLRFEYNLKKIFGLNKMDFNDILKPWKSPDQDILALRYLHAYKLKEIEKLLRENGFKMLENYFSFRGKKTNKKEGYNIITVAKKN